The genomic region AGGCGTCGCCCTGCATCGTGCCGGGCTCGACGGGCAGCGCGCCGCAGGTGTGGATGCTGAACACGTAGTCGGGGTCGGGGTTGACCGTCCAGCCGGTGAAGATCAGGTCGTACTCGCCCTCGTGCAGGGCGTCGCTGAGCACACCGGGGTCGACGGTGTTGTTCTCGACCTCGATCCCGATGTCGGCGAGTCTCTCGACCATGACCAGGGCCGCCTGCACGTTGTCGGGGCGGTCGACGTGGGCGTGCAGCCGCAGGGACAGGCGGTCGCCCTCGGGAGAGACACGCACGCCGTCCTCGCCGCGCTCGTAGCCGGCCTCGTCGAGCATCGCGTTGGCCGCGCCAGGGTCGAAGGCCAGCGTCGCCTCGGCGCCCTCGGGCGACCAGTGGAAGTCCTCGTAACGGGGCGGGATGTAGCCGCCCGCGGCGACGGCCTGCCCGTTGTGGGCCTTGTCGACGATCTCCTCGTTGTCGATCGCCATGACGATGGCCTGGCGGAGGGTGAGGTCGGACAGGGCGGGGTGGCCGTCGCCGAACGCCTCGCCGTCCTGGGTCTCGGCCCCGGGGTTGATCGTGAAGGCCTGGAACCGCTTGCCCTCGGCGATGTTGACCGCGATGTCGTCGGTGCCCTCCAGGGAGGTGGCCTGGGCGTCGGTGAGCTCGTAGACGAAGGAGACCTCGCCGCTGCGCAGGGCCTCGACGGCGGCGTCCTTCTCGGAGTAGTAGCGCAGGACGACGCGGTCCAGCCCGGGGGCGCCTCGCCAGTGGTCGGGGTTGGCCTCCAGGGTGATGTGCCGGCCCCGTTCGTGCTCGGTGAGGACGAAGGGGCCGCTGCCGACGAGCGGGAAGACCTCGTTGGAGTACTCCGCGAAGGCGTCGCCCTCCTCCTCCAGGACCGGCTCCCAGACGTGGCGGGGGACGATGGGCACGTCGAGCGAGGTCATGGTGGCCTGGGGCTCGTCGAGTCGCACGACCACGGTGTGGTCGTCCTCGGCGGTCACGGACTCGAACCCGGCGACGTAGTTGCCCGAGGCGATCGCCGCCGCCTCGTTCTCCATGATCGTGGTGAACGTCCACACGACGTCGTCGGCGGTGAGGGGCTCGCCGTCGGTGAAGGCGACGTCGTCGCGCAGGTGGAAGGTCCAGGTGAGGCCGTCGTCGCTGGACTCCCACTCCTCCGCCAGGGCCGGCGCGGGCTCGTTGCTCTCGGGGTCGACCGTCACCAGTGAGTCGTAGACGTGGCGCAGGATGTTGGTCGTCACGGCCAGCTGCGCGGTGAACGGGTTGAAGGAGTCGACCTGCTGGGAGACGGCGATCGTCATGGTGTCGGCACCGGCGCCGTCGGCGGCGGCCGGGGCGGGACCGGTGCCGGCGAGCAGGAGCAGCGCGGCCCCCGTGGCGGCCGCGCGGCGGGCGGGGGCGCCGACAGGGGCCCGCCGCGGCCGGGCGCCGTCGGCGGGGTGCGGTGAAGGGCGACGGGCGGGGAGGATCGACATGGTCGGCCCCTGTCAGGTTCGTGGGCTGGTGGCGGGCCACCCGGGGGTGTTGGTTGTTTACCAATGGAACGCGAT from Nocardiopsis aegyptia harbors:
- a CDS encoding ABC transporter substrate-binding protein, whose product is MSILPARRPSPHPADGARPRRAPVGAPARRAAATGAALLLLAGTGPAPAAADGAGADTMTIAVSQQVDSFNPFTAQLAVTTNILRHVYDSLVTVDPESNEPAPALAEEWESSDDGLTWTFHLRDDVAFTDGEPLTADDVVWTFTTIMENEAAAIASGNYVAGFESVTAEDDHTVVVRLDEPQATMTSLDVPIVPRHVWEPVLEEEGDAFAEYSNEVFPLVGSGPFVLTEHERGRHITLEANPDHWRGAPGLDRVVLRYYSEKDAAVEALRSGEVSFVYELTDAQATSLEGTDDIAVNIAEGKRFQAFTINPGAETQDGEAFGDGHPALSDLTLRQAIVMAIDNEEIVDKAHNGQAVAAGGYIPPRYEDFHWSPEGAEATLAFDPGAANAMLDEAGYERGEDGVRVSPEGDRLSLRLHAHVDRPDNVQAALVMVERLADIGIEVENNTVDPGVLSDALHEGEYDLIFTGWTVNPDPDYVFSIHTCGALPVEPGTMQGDAYFCDEEYDELYEAQLAEYDRGARVELVHELQEVLYTEAVVNVLAYPNILEAYRTDHVTGLQVQPDPGGNIWGQDGYWAWWSAEPAAPGEAAASSGPSTGVLWAVGGGAALLVLVGALVLVVRRATAGDRE